A single genomic interval of Mustelus asterias chromosome 13, sMusAst1.hap1.1, whole genome shotgun sequence harbors:
- the LOC144502951 gene encoding transcriptional activator MN1-like isoform X2: protein MYGLDQFSRSQGGERNFAQAALGMSGHYKSPGFPGGSGNAIEEQSLNPLAEPPMLGMGMSPALGGEQYTFHPRGHSELHGAGAMQQPQPPQAPPPQPQPPPPQPQPQPQAPPAHGYFPNAPHPQHSHHQHFSGSFCGTAEPGASCLHGGRLLGTGGYSSNPLGGQQQAFGESYDPLAENAGGGGGEAFSQQQQQQQQQQAPPGRSGNLTDYHPHHTPSSNHAPCLPLDQSPNRAASFHGLPTSSSSDAHGLEQRRLQNQPAVDSMEYNYQNDAPSGPFDMPVFSPSESGAQLPHYGAGRHVPSTNFAANPAMPRTPGMVSLGKVHPQQQHGVFYERFGNARKMSVGMEPGVAARNPLLQQQAGLLARQNSCPPAIPRQQQAEAGAPNSSLQDNGTMMQNQHAPFEYPIQRLENRNMHPYSEPMFNIQQQPNQRLQHFDAPYLNVAKRPRFDFPNNHNVDNCATWSSNSMHNASLENHLSPSAYPGLPNEFSPPGPEGFPPGPPLQHPGTDQQSLQQRQNMLMMFKQMVSRNQRHRMRQPDLQHLGHHGDVNQNSIVHSNQVGSMSQPNFEREGGGRMPSFDPQNPQMGQENSWFPAHHPPGDMLQRRMGGSAVPPDGSPHESVQMNLQQNGSGMLFRPGGNGLGMQEPMRMPGDGHVQGLHSPGMHSQFGSNMGNVTQMQSPSGGMGLPNATTDRRPGPDFPGPQMGGQPGFLFGGPNRPANPHNNPPGVPPSPGNYPPQSEFQPNQRPSMSKIGSLSLGSFSKPGSKDNTIYGQSCLAALSTACQNMIASLGAPNLNVTFNKKNQNEGKRKLSQTEQDNSNGGPNSGAGGSGGSVGGASTGSTGNGPEYFQSNPPQNNPMGVAGNGSGKLATPAAQNTTQGPSQPSQPECNLSPNYALEAIPSEGKGQTGRGRGRRKRDSGHVSPGNFFDKYSAENVNPGVSPGQQGQSMHAGDRGGTPHDKSLTSPSWAKGNDLLLPDQPDLMSSLDSGIQSVTKSDGSSPQVDFSDDVGANYGNEDEVSSSSDNNISKPSRLVTSSPKLQRADHGLMSSQKPMGHGMLNAHPNSNTTSNTGPVADSFGLSSTGSGHPGTPGMEQVRTPTSTSAQDEIHPLEILQAQIQLQRQQFSISEDQPLAMKNKKAECVGQNGDTELAACGTDNSKAAISTIDIESLMAEHNSTWYMPNDKAMMDSQDEDKQIAPWEKAKSANTNKEGHAIQQKGSTQ, encoded by the coding sequence ATGTACGGGCTGGATCAATTCAGCAGGAGCCAGGGAGGGGAGAGGAACTTCGCTCAGGCTGCCCTGGGTATGTCGGGTCACTACAAGAGCCCGGGTTTCCCCGGCGGGAGTGGCAATGCCATAGAGGAGCAGTCCCTCAACCCCCTGGCGGAGCCCCCAATGCTAGGCATGGGGATGAGCCCGGCTCTGGGCGGCGAGCAGTACACCTTCCACCCCCGGGGCCACTCGGAGCTGCACGGGGCCGGGGCCATGCAGCAGCCCCAGCCCCCTCAGGCCCCTCCACCccagcctcagccccctcctcctcagccccagccccagccccaagCCCCGCCGGCCCACGGTTACTTCCCCAACGCCCCCCACCCGCAGCATTCCCACCACCAGCACTTCAGCGGCAGCTTCTGCGGAACCGCAGAGCCCGGGGCTTCCTGCCTCCACGGCGGACGTCTCCTGGGGACAGGCGGCTACAGCAGCAACCCCCTGGGTGGCCAGCAGCAAGCCTTTGGAGAAAGTTATGACCCCCTGGCTGAGaatgcaggaggaggagggggtgaagCCTtctcacagcagcagcagcaacagcagcagcagcaggcacCCCCAGGGAGGTCAGGTAACCTCACTGACTACCACCCACACCACACCCCGTCTTCGAACCATGCACCTTGCCTCCCCCTGGACCAGTCCCCCAATCGAGCCGCCTCTTTCCACGGGCTTCCCACCTCTTCCTCATCCGATGCCCATGGACTGGAGCAGAGGCGCCTGCAGAACCAGCCAGCAGTGGACTCAATGGAATACAACTACCAGAATGATGCCCCCTCGGGGCCCTTTGACATGCCAGTCTTTTCCCCCTCGGAGTCCGGTGCCCAGCTCCCTCACTATGGCGCTGGCAGGCACGTGCCCAGCACCAACTTTGCCGCCAACCCGGCCATGCCCAGGACGCCAGGCATGGTGAGCTTGGGCAAAGTCCATCCGCAGCAACAGCACGGCGTGTTCTACGAAAGGTTTGGGAATGCTCGGAAGATGTCTGTGGGCATGGAGCCTGGCGTCGCTGCCAGGAATCCTTTACTGCAGCAACAGGCAGGTCTGCTTGCCCGACAGAACTCTTGTCCCCCAGCGATACCCAGGCAACAGCAAGCGGAGGCCGGGGCTCCTAACTCTAGCCTGCAGGACAATGGGACAATGATGCAGAATCAGCATGCTCCTTTTGAATACCCAATTCAAAGATTAGAGAACAGGAATATGCACCCATACAGCGAGCCTATGTTCAACATTCAACAGCAGCCCAATCAGAGACTACAGCATTTTGATGCTCCCTATCTCAATGTGGCAAAGCGGCCcaggtttgactttccaaataacCACAATGTGGACAATTGTGCTACTTGGAGTAGCAACAGTATGCATAATGCGAGTTTGGAAAACCATCTATCTCCCTCTGCCTACCCGGGCCTTCCCAATGAGTTTTCGCCACCTGGTCCAGAGGGCTTCCCCCCAGGGCCCCCTCTGCAGCATCCAGGGACGGATCAACAGTCCCTACAGCAGCGCCAAAACATGCTGATGATGTTCAAGCAAATGGTATCGAGGAACCAGCGGCACAGAATGAGGCAACCCGATCTCCAGCACCTGGGGCATCACGGAGACGTCAACCAAAACAGCATAGTGCACAGTAACCAAGTGGGAAGTATGTCGCAGCCAAACTTTGAGAGGGAAGGTGGCGggaggatgcccagttttgacccGCAGAATCCGCAGATGGGCCAAGAAAACTCCTGGTTTCCCGCCCACCACCCACCGGGTGATATGCTTCAGAGAAGGATGGGTGGCTCCGCCGTGCCTCCGGATGGGAGCCCCCATGAGTCAGTCCAGATGAACTTACAGCAGAATGGGTCAGGCATGCTGTTCAGGCCAGGTGGGAATGGACTAGGTATGCAAGAGCCAATGAGAATGCCAGGTGATGGACATGTACAGGGTTTGCACTCTCCTGGGATGCACTCTCAGTTTGGCAGCAACATGGGCAATGTCACGCAGATGCAGTCTCCCAGTGGGGGCATGGGCCTCCCCAACGCTACGACTGATAGAAGACCCGGGCCTGATTTCCCAGGTCCCCAAATGGGTGGACAACCGGGCTTTCTATTTGGGGGACCGAACCGACCGGCAAATCCACACAACAACCCCCCTGGAGTGCCTCCGTCTCCGGGTAACTACCCACCCCAGTCTGAATTTCAGCCCAACCAGCGTCCCTCAATGAGTAAGATAGGGTCCCTTTCACTGGGCTCCTTCAGCAAGCCTGGTTCGAAGGATAATACCATCTACGGGCAGAGCTGCCTGGCTGCCCTCTCTACAGCTTGTCAGAACATGATCGCCAGCTTAGGGGCGCCCAACCTCAATGTCACATTTAATAAAAAGAACCAGAATGAAGGGAAACGGAAGCTGAGTCAAACTGAGCAGGACAACAGCAATGGTGGACCAAACAGTGGAGCTGGAGGCAGTGGTGGCAGTGTTGGTGGCGCCTCCACTGGCAGCACTGGCAATGGACCAGAATACTTCCAGAGCAACCCTCCTCAAAATAACCCCATGGGGGTCGCTGGCAATGGGAGCGGTAAGCTGGCCACACCTGCGGCCCAGAACACCACTCAGGGGCCAAGCCAGCCATCGCAACCGGAATGCAACCTGTCCCCAAACTACGCCTTGGAGGCCATCCCAAGTGAAGGCAAAGGgcagacggggagagggagagggaggagaaaaaGGGACAGTGGCCACGTCAGCCCGGGGAATTTTTTTGACAAATATTCGGCAGAGAATGTGAATCCCGGGGTCAGCCCAGGGCAGCAGGGTCAGTCTATGCACGCTGGCGATCGAGGCGGGACTCCGCATGACAAATCCCTCACCTCTCCCTCATGGGCAAAAGGGAATGACCTCCTACTTCCTGACCAACCTGACCTCATGTCCTCCCTAGACAGCGGGATTCAAAGCGTGACAAAGTCAGATGGCAGCTCGCCTCAAGTCGACTTTTCGGACGATGTCGGCGCCAACTATGGGAACGAAGATGAGGTGTCCTCGAGCTCCGACAACAACATATCCAAGCCCAGCCGGCTAGTGACCAGCTCCCCCAAACTGCAGCGAGCTGACCACGGGCTGATGAGCAGCCAGAAGCCGATGGGTCACGGCATGCTCAATGCACACCCGAACAGCAACACTACCTCCAACACCGGGCCCGTCGCCGACAGCTTCGGGCTCAGCAGCACCGGCAGTGGGCACCCGGGCACACCGGGCATGGAGCAGGTCCGCACTCCCACCAGCACATCGGCACAGGACGAGATTCACCCGCTGGAGATCCTGCAAGCACAGATTCAGCTACAGCGGCAACAGTTCAGCATATCCGAAGACCAGCCTCTTGCCATGAAGAACAAAAAGGCTGAATGCGTCGGTCAGAACGGGGACACAGAGCTGGCCGCCTGCGGCACGGACAATAGCAAAGCTGCCATCAGCACGATAGACATTGAGTCATTGATGGCAGAGCATAACTCTACCTGGTACATGCCCAATGACAAGGCCATGATGGATTCACAGGATGAAGACAAGCAAATAGCACCATGGGAAAAGGCCAAGTCTGCAAACACCAACAAAGAAG
- the LOC144502951 gene encoding transcriptional activator MN1-like isoform X3, protein MYGLDQFSRSQGGERNFAQAALGMSGHYKSPGFPGGSGNAIEEQSLNPLAEPPMLGMGMSPALGGEQYTFHPRGHSELHGAGAMQQPQPPQAPPPQPQPPPPQPQPQPQAPPAHGYFPNAPHPQHSHHQHFSGSFCGTAEPGASCLHGGRLLGTGGYSSNPLGGQQQAFGESYDPLAENAGGGGGEAFSQQQQQQQQQQAPPGRSGNLTDYHPHHTPSSNHAPCLPLDQSPNRAASFHGLPTSSSSDAHGLEQRRLQNQPAVDSMEYNYQNDAPSGPFDMPVFSPSESGAQLPHYGAGRHVPSTNFAANPAMPRTPGMVSLGKVHPQQQHGVFYERFGNARKMSVGMEPGVAARNPLLQQQAGLLARQNSCPPAIPRQQQAEAGAPNSSLQDNGTMMQNQHAPFEYPIQRLENRNMHPYSEPMFNIQQQPNQRLQHFDAPYLNVAKRPRFDFPNNHNVDNCATWSSNSMHNASLENHLSPSAYPGLPNEFSPPGPEGFPPGPPLQHPGTDQQSLQQRQNMLMMFKQMVSRNQRHRMRQPDLQHLGHHGDVNQNSIVHSNQVGSMSQPNFEREGGGRMPSFDPQNPQMGQENSWFPAHHPPGDMLQRRMGGSAVPPDGSPHESVQMNLQQNGSGMLFRPGGNGLGMQEPMRMPGDGHVQGLHSPGMHSQFGSNMGNVTQMQSPSGGMGLPNATTDRRPGPDFPGPQMGGQPGFLFGGPNRPANPHNNPPGVPPSPGNYPPQSEFQPNQRPSMSKIGSLSLGSFSKPGSKDNTIYGQSCLAALSTACQNMIASLGAPNLNVTFNKKNQNEGKRKLSQTEQDNSNGGPNSGAGGSGGSVGGASTGSTGNGPEYFQSNPPQNNPMGVAGNGSGKLATPAAQNTTQGPSQPSQPECNLSPNYALEAIPSEGKGQTGRGRGRRKRDSGHVSPGNFFDKYSAENVNPGVSPGQQGQSMHAGDRGGTPHDKSLTSPSWAKGNDLLLPDQPDLMSSLDSGIQSVTKSDGSSPQVDFSDDVGANYGNEDEVSSSSDNNISKPSRLVTSSPKLQRADHGLMSSQKPMGHGMLNAHPNSNTTSNTGPVADSFGLSSTGSGHPGTPGMEQVRTPTSTSAQDEIHPLEILQAQIQLQRQQFSISEDQPLAMKNKKAECVGQNGDTELAACGTDNSKAAISTIDIESLMAEHNSTWYMPNDKAMMDSQDEDKQIAPWEKAKSANTNKEDAVLHEDS, encoded by the coding sequence ATGTACGGGCTGGATCAATTCAGCAGGAGCCAGGGAGGGGAGAGGAACTTCGCTCAGGCTGCCCTGGGTATGTCGGGTCACTACAAGAGCCCGGGTTTCCCCGGCGGGAGTGGCAATGCCATAGAGGAGCAGTCCCTCAACCCCCTGGCGGAGCCCCCAATGCTAGGCATGGGGATGAGCCCGGCTCTGGGCGGCGAGCAGTACACCTTCCACCCCCGGGGCCACTCGGAGCTGCACGGGGCCGGGGCCATGCAGCAGCCCCAGCCCCCTCAGGCCCCTCCACCccagcctcagccccctcctcctcagccccagccccagccccaagCCCCGCCGGCCCACGGTTACTTCCCCAACGCCCCCCACCCGCAGCATTCCCACCACCAGCACTTCAGCGGCAGCTTCTGCGGAACCGCAGAGCCCGGGGCTTCCTGCCTCCACGGCGGACGTCTCCTGGGGACAGGCGGCTACAGCAGCAACCCCCTGGGTGGCCAGCAGCAAGCCTTTGGAGAAAGTTATGACCCCCTGGCTGAGaatgcaggaggaggagggggtgaagCCTtctcacagcagcagcagcaacagcagcagcagcaggcacCCCCAGGGAGGTCAGGTAACCTCACTGACTACCACCCACACCACACCCCGTCTTCGAACCATGCACCTTGCCTCCCCCTGGACCAGTCCCCCAATCGAGCCGCCTCTTTCCACGGGCTTCCCACCTCTTCCTCATCCGATGCCCATGGACTGGAGCAGAGGCGCCTGCAGAACCAGCCAGCAGTGGACTCAATGGAATACAACTACCAGAATGATGCCCCCTCGGGGCCCTTTGACATGCCAGTCTTTTCCCCCTCGGAGTCCGGTGCCCAGCTCCCTCACTATGGCGCTGGCAGGCACGTGCCCAGCACCAACTTTGCCGCCAACCCGGCCATGCCCAGGACGCCAGGCATGGTGAGCTTGGGCAAAGTCCATCCGCAGCAACAGCACGGCGTGTTCTACGAAAGGTTTGGGAATGCTCGGAAGATGTCTGTGGGCATGGAGCCTGGCGTCGCTGCCAGGAATCCTTTACTGCAGCAACAGGCAGGTCTGCTTGCCCGACAGAACTCTTGTCCCCCAGCGATACCCAGGCAACAGCAAGCGGAGGCCGGGGCTCCTAACTCTAGCCTGCAGGACAATGGGACAATGATGCAGAATCAGCATGCTCCTTTTGAATACCCAATTCAAAGATTAGAGAACAGGAATATGCACCCATACAGCGAGCCTATGTTCAACATTCAACAGCAGCCCAATCAGAGACTACAGCATTTTGATGCTCCCTATCTCAATGTGGCAAAGCGGCCcaggtttgactttccaaataacCACAATGTGGACAATTGTGCTACTTGGAGTAGCAACAGTATGCATAATGCGAGTTTGGAAAACCATCTATCTCCCTCTGCCTACCCGGGCCTTCCCAATGAGTTTTCGCCACCTGGTCCAGAGGGCTTCCCCCCAGGGCCCCCTCTGCAGCATCCAGGGACGGATCAACAGTCCCTACAGCAGCGCCAAAACATGCTGATGATGTTCAAGCAAATGGTATCGAGGAACCAGCGGCACAGAATGAGGCAACCCGATCTCCAGCACCTGGGGCATCACGGAGACGTCAACCAAAACAGCATAGTGCACAGTAACCAAGTGGGAAGTATGTCGCAGCCAAACTTTGAGAGGGAAGGTGGCGggaggatgcccagttttgacccGCAGAATCCGCAGATGGGCCAAGAAAACTCCTGGTTTCCCGCCCACCACCCACCGGGTGATATGCTTCAGAGAAGGATGGGTGGCTCCGCCGTGCCTCCGGATGGGAGCCCCCATGAGTCAGTCCAGATGAACTTACAGCAGAATGGGTCAGGCATGCTGTTCAGGCCAGGTGGGAATGGACTAGGTATGCAAGAGCCAATGAGAATGCCAGGTGATGGACATGTACAGGGTTTGCACTCTCCTGGGATGCACTCTCAGTTTGGCAGCAACATGGGCAATGTCACGCAGATGCAGTCTCCCAGTGGGGGCATGGGCCTCCCCAACGCTACGACTGATAGAAGACCCGGGCCTGATTTCCCAGGTCCCCAAATGGGTGGACAACCGGGCTTTCTATTTGGGGGACCGAACCGACCGGCAAATCCACACAACAACCCCCCTGGAGTGCCTCCGTCTCCGGGTAACTACCCACCCCAGTCTGAATTTCAGCCCAACCAGCGTCCCTCAATGAGTAAGATAGGGTCCCTTTCACTGGGCTCCTTCAGCAAGCCTGGTTCGAAGGATAATACCATCTACGGGCAGAGCTGCCTGGCTGCCCTCTCTACAGCTTGTCAGAACATGATCGCCAGCTTAGGGGCGCCCAACCTCAATGTCACATTTAATAAAAAGAACCAGAATGAAGGGAAACGGAAGCTGAGTCAAACTGAGCAGGACAACAGCAATGGTGGACCAAACAGTGGAGCTGGAGGCAGTGGTGGCAGTGTTGGTGGCGCCTCCACTGGCAGCACTGGCAATGGACCAGAATACTTCCAGAGCAACCCTCCTCAAAATAACCCCATGGGGGTCGCTGGCAATGGGAGCGGTAAGCTGGCCACACCTGCGGCCCAGAACACCACTCAGGGGCCAAGCCAGCCATCGCAACCGGAATGCAACCTGTCCCCAAACTACGCCTTGGAGGCCATCCCAAGTGAAGGCAAAGGgcagacggggagagggagagggaggagaaaaaGGGACAGTGGCCACGTCAGCCCGGGGAATTTTTTTGACAAATATTCGGCAGAGAATGTGAATCCCGGGGTCAGCCCAGGGCAGCAGGGTCAGTCTATGCACGCTGGCGATCGAGGCGGGACTCCGCATGACAAATCCCTCACCTCTCCCTCATGGGCAAAAGGGAATGACCTCCTACTTCCTGACCAACCTGACCTCATGTCCTCCCTAGACAGCGGGATTCAAAGCGTGACAAAGTCAGATGGCAGCTCGCCTCAAGTCGACTTTTCGGACGATGTCGGCGCCAACTATGGGAACGAAGATGAGGTGTCCTCGAGCTCCGACAACAACATATCCAAGCCCAGCCGGCTAGTGACCAGCTCCCCCAAACTGCAGCGAGCTGACCACGGGCTGATGAGCAGCCAGAAGCCGATGGGTCACGGCATGCTCAATGCACACCCGAACAGCAACACTACCTCCAACACCGGGCCCGTCGCCGACAGCTTCGGGCTCAGCAGCACCGGCAGTGGGCACCCGGGCACACCGGGCATGGAGCAGGTCCGCACTCCCACCAGCACATCGGCACAGGACGAGATTCACCCGCTGGAGATCCTGCAAGCACAGATTCAGCTACAGCGGCAACAGTTCAGCATATCCGAAGACCAGCCTCTTGCCATGAAGAACAAAAAGGCTGAATGCGTCGGTCAGAACGGGGACACAGAGCTGGCCGCCTGCGGCACGGACAATAGCAAAGCTGCCATCAGCACGATAGACATTGAGTCATTGATGGCAGAGCATAACTCTACCTGGTACATGCCCAATGACAAGGCCATGATGGATTCACAGGATGAAGACAAGCAAATAGCACCATGGGAAAAGGCCAAGTCTGCAAACACCAACAAAGAAG
- the LOC144502951 gene encoding transcriptional activator MN1-like isoform X1 translates to MYGLDQFSRSQGGERNFAQAALGMSGHYKSPGFPGGSGNAIEEQSLNPLAEPPMLGMGMSPALGGEQYTFHPRGHSELHGAGAMQQPQPPQAPPPQPQPPPPQPQPQPQAPPAHGYFPNAPHPQHSHHQHFSGSFCGTAEPGASCLHGGRLLGTGGYSSNPLGGQQQAFGESYDPLAENAGGGGGEAFSQQQQQQQQQQAPPGRSGNLTDYHPHHTPSSNHAPCLPLDQSPNRAASFHGLPTSSSSDAHGLEQRRLQNQPAVDSMEYNYQNDAPSGPFDMPVFSPSESGAQLPHYGAGRHVPSTNFAANPAMPRTPGMVSLGKVHPQQQHGVFYERFGNARKMSVGMEPGVAARNPLLQQQAGLLARQNSCPPAIPRQQQAEAGAPNSSLQDNGTMMQNQHAPFEYPIQRLENRNMHPYSEPMFNIQQQPNQRLQHFDAPYLNVAKRPRFDFPNNHNVDNCATWSSNSMHNASLENHLSPSAYPGLPNEFSPPGPEGFPPGPPLQHPGTDQQSLQQRQNMLMMFKQMVSRNQRHRMRQPDLQHLGHHGDVNQNSIVHSNQVGSMSQPNFEREGGGRMPSFDPQNPQMGQENSWFPAHHPPGDMLQRRMGGSAVPPDGSPHESVQMNLQQNGSGMLFRPGGNGLGMQEPMRMPGDGHVQGLHSPGMHSQFGSNMGNVTQMQSPSGGMGLPNATTDRRPGPDFPGPQMGGQPGFLFGGPNRPANPHNNPPGVPPSPGNYPPQSEFQPNQRPSMSKIGSLSLGSFSKPGSKDNTIYGQSCLAALSTACQNMIASLGAPNLNVTFNKKNQNEGKRKLSQTEQDNSNGGPNSGAGGSGGSVGGASTGSTGNGPEYFQSNPPQNNPMGVAGNGSGKLATPAAQNTTQGPSQPSQPECNLSPNYALEAIPSEGKGQTGRGRGRRKRDSGHVSPGNFFDKYSAENVNPGVSPGQQGQSMHAGDRGGTPHDKSLTSPSWAKGNDLLLPDQPDLMSSLDSGIQSVTKSDGSSPQVDFSDDVGANYGNEDEVSSSSDNNISKPSRLVTSSPKLQRADHGLMSSQKPMGHGMLNAHPNSNTTSNTGPVADSFGLSSTGSGHPGTPGMEQVRTPTSTSAQDEIHPLEILQAQIQLQRQQFSISEDQPLAMKNKKAECVGQNGDTELAACGTDNSKAAISTIDIESLMAEHNSTWYMPNDKAMMDSQDEDKQIAPWEKAKSANTNKEAHELSQNKASSVQTGNHLQCLSVHCTDDLTDSKGRSPMQTWRSLHSDISNRFGTFVAALT, encoded by the coding sequence ATGTACGGGCTGGATCAATTCAGCAGGAGCCAGGGAGGGGAGAGGAACTTCGCTCAGGCTGCCCTGGGTATGTCGGGTCACTACAAGAGCCCGGGTTTCCCCGGCGGGAGTGGCAATGCCATAGAGGAGCAGTCCCTCAACCCCCTGGCGGAGCCCCCAATGCTAGGCATGGGGATGAGCCCGGCTCTGGGCGGCGAGCAGTACACCTTCCACCCCCGGGGCCACTCGGAGCTGCACGGGGCCGGGGCCATGCAGCAGCCCCAGCCCCCTCAGGCCCCTCCACCccagcctcagccccctcctcctcagccccagccccagccccaagCCCCGCCGGCCCACGGTTACTTCCCCAACGCCCCCCACCCGCAGCATTCCCACCACCAGCACTTCAGCGGCAGCTTCTGCGGAACCGCAGAGCCCGGGGCTTCCTGCCTCCACGGCGGACGTCTCCTGGGGACAGGCGGCTACAGCAGCAACCCCCTGGGTGGCCAGCAGCAAGCCTTTGGAGAAAGTTATGACCCCCTGGCTGAGaatgcaggaggaggagggggtgaagCCTtctcacagcagcagcagcaacagcagcagcagcaggcacCCCCAGGGAGGTCAGGTAACCTCACTGACTACCACCCACACCACACCCCGTCTTCGAACCATGCACCTTGCCTCCCCCTGGACCAGTCCCCCAATCGAGCCGCCTCTTTCCACGGGCTTCCCACCTCTTCCTCATCCGATGCCCATGGACTGGAGCAGAGGCGCCTGCAGAACCAGCCAGCAGTGGACTCAATGGAATACAACTACCAGAATGATGCCCCCTCGGGGCCCTTTGACATGCCAGTCTTTTCCCCCTCGGAGTCCGGTGCCCAGCTCCCTCACTATGGCGCTGGCAGGCACGTGCCCAGCACCAACTTTGCCGCCAACCCGGCCATGCCCAGGACGCCAGGCATGGTGAGCTTGGGCAAAGTCCATCCGCAGCAACAGCACGGCGTGTTCTACGAAAGGTTTGGGAATGCTCGGAAGATGTCTGTGGGCATGGAGCCTGGCGTCGCTGCCAGGAATCCTTTACTGCAGCAACAGGCAGGTCTGCTTGCCCGACAGAACTCTTGTCCCCCAGCGATACCCAGGCAACAGCAAGCGGAGGCCGGGGCTCCTAACTCTAGCCTGCAGGACAATGGGACAATGATGCAGAATCAGCATGCTCCTTTTGAATACCCAATTCAAAGATTAGAGAACAGGAATATGCACCCATACAGCGAGCCTATGTTCAACATTCAACAGCAGCCCAATCAGAGACTACAGCATTTTGATGCTCCCTATCTCAATGTGGCAAAGCGGCCcaggtttgactttccaaataacCACAATGTGGACAATTGTGCTACTTGGAGTAGCAACAGTATGCATAATGCGAGTTTGGAAAACCATCTATCTCCCTCTGCCTACCCGGGCCTTCCCAATGAGTTTTCGCCACCTGGTCCAGAGGGCTTCCCCCCAGGGCCCCCTCTGCAGCATCCAGGGACGGATCAACAGTCCCTACAGCAGCGCCAAAACATGCTGATGATGTTCAAGCAAATGGTATCGAGGAACCAGCGGCACAGAATGAGGCAACCCGATCTCCAGCACCTGGGGCATCACGGAGACGTCAACCAAAACAGCATAGTGCACAGTAACCAAGTGGGAAGTATGTCGCAGCCAAACTTTGAGAGGGAAGGTGGCGggaggatgcccagttttgacccGCAGAATCCGCAGATGGGCCAAGAAAACTCCTGGTTTCCCGCCCACCACCCACCGGGTGATATGCTTCAGAGAAGGATGGGTGGCTCCGCCGTGCCTCCGGATGGGAGCCCCCATGAGTCAGTCCAGATGAACTTACAGCAGAATGGGTCAGGCATGCTGTTCAGGCCAGGTGGGAATGGACTAGGTATGCAAGAGCCAATGAGAATGCCAGGTGATGGACATGTACAGGGTTTGCACTCTCCTGGGATGCACTCTCAGTTTGGCAGCAACATGGGCAATGTCACGCAGATGCAGTCTCCCAGTGGGGGCATGGGCCTCCCCAACGCTACGACTGATAGAAGACCCGGGCCTGATTTCCCAGGTCCCCAAATGGGTGGACAACCGGGCTTTCTATTTGGGGGACCGAACCGACCGGCAAATCCACACAACAACCCCCCTGGAGTGCCTCCGTCTCCGGGTAACTACCCACCCCAGTCTGAATTTCAGCCCAACCAGCGTCCCTCAATGAGTAAGATAGGGTCCCTTTCACTGGGCTCCTTCAGCAAGCCTGGTTCGAAGGATAATACCATCTACGGGCAGAGCTGCCTGGCTGCCCTCTCTACAGCTTGTCAGAACATGATCGCCAGCTTAGGGGCGCCCAACCTCAATGTCACATTTAATAAAAAGAACCAGAATGAAGGGAAACGGAAGCTGAGTCAAACTGAGCAGGACAACAGCAATGGTGGACCAAACAGTGGAGCTGGAGGCAGTGGTGGCAGTGTTGGTGGCGCCTCCACTGGCAGCACTGGCAATGGACCAGAATACTTCCAGAGCAACCCTCCTCAAAATAACCCCATGGGGGTCGCTGGCAATGGGAGCGGTAAGCTGGCCACACCTGCGGCCCAGAACACCACTCAGGGGCCAAGCCAGCCATCGCAACCGGAATGCAACCTGTCCCCAAACTACGCCTTGGAGGCCATCCCAAGTGAAGGCAAAGGgcagacggggagagggagagggaggagaaaaaGGGACAGTGGCCACGTCAGCCCGGGGAATTTTTTTGACAAATATTCGGCAGAGAATGTGAATCCCGGGGTCAGCCCAGGGCAGCAGGGTCAGTCTATGCACGCTGGCGATCGAGGCGGGACTCCGCATGACAAATCCCTCACCTCTCCCTCATGGGCAAAAGGGAATGACCTCCTACTTCCTGACCAACCTGACCTCATGTCCTCCCTAGACAGCGGGATTCAAAGCGTGACAAAGTCAGATGGCAGCTCGCCTCAAGTCGACTTTTCGGACGATGTCGGCGCCAACTATGGGAACGAAGATGAGGTGTCCTCGAGCTCCGACAACAACATATCCAAGCCCAGCCGGCTAGTGACCAGCTCCCCCAAACTGCAGCGAGCTGACCACGGGCTGATGAGCAGCCAGAAGCCGATGGGTCACGGCATGCTCAATGCACACCCGAACAGCAACACTACCTCCAACACCGGGCCCGTCGCCGACAGCTTCGGGCTCAGCAGCACCGGCAGTGGGCACCCGGGCACACCGGGCATGGAGCAGGTCCGCACTCCCACCAGCACATCGGCACAGGACGAGATTCACCCGCTGGAGATCCTGCAAGCACAGATTCAGCTACAGCGGCAACAGTTCAGCATATCCGAAGACCAGCCTCTTGCCATGAAGAACAAAAAGGCTGAATGCGTCGGTCAGAACGGGGACACAGAGCTGGCCGCCTGCGGCACGGACAATAGCAAAGCTGCCATCAGCACGATAGACATTGAGTCATTGATGGCAGAGCATAACTCTACCTGGTACATGCCCAATGACAAGGCCATGATGGATTCACAGGATGAAGACAAGCAAATAGCACCATGGGAAAAGGCCAAGTCTGCAAACACCAACAAAGAAG